The following proteins are co-located in the Sulfurospirillum deleyianum DSM 6946 genome:
- a CDS encoding c-type cytochrome, translating into MRELKILAVVVFFTAVVYWGVEPFAHSQMHPHVAPADYTFKELGASGKIGDATKGAETFLSAGCTGCHSLNVAGMPAPMDDASASASFGVVPPDLSTAGAIYDKNYLAELIKNPTNALKVEHKFDETRPHPMIAFYGTGGDLDQEVADIVAYLQSIAPKEINDKQVYVDACQRCHDMKYDKLLSPSDKTALSAYMGTLPPDLSIMIRAKSKEYLHTFINDPQKQLPGTSMPRVGLTQKAEAQVIAYMEKVGDRKKAEREDLGYSLIGFMIIFTLLAYLWKVKIWREVH; encoded by the coding sequence ATGAGAGAATTAAAAATCTTAGCGGTTGTCGTATTCTTTACCGCTGTTGTTTATTGGGGTGTTGAGCCCTTTGCTCACTCACAAATGCATCCTCATGTTGCCCCCGCGGATTATACTTTTAAAGAGTTAGGCGCTTCAGGTAAAATAGGCGATGCGACCAAAGGTGCAGAGACGTTTTTAAGTGCAGGCTGTACGGGATGTCACTCACTCAATGTTGCAGGTATGCCAGCACCCATGGATGATGCCTCAGCTTCTGCTTCCTTTGGAGTGGTACCACCTGATTTAAGTACAGCGGGTGCTATTTATGATAAAAACTATTTAGCGGAATTGATTAAAAATCCAACGAACGCACTTAAAGTAGAGCATAAATTTGATGAAACACGTCCTCATCCAATGATTGCGTTTTATGGTACAGGTGGAGATTTGGATCAAGAAGTCGCAGACATTGTGGCGTATCTTCAAAGTATTGCGCCTAAAGAGATTAACGATAAACAAGTCTATGTTGATGCGTGTCAGAGATGTCACGATATGAAATATGACAAACTCCTAAGCCCAAGTGATAAAACAGCACTGAGCGCTTATATGGGAACCTTACCTCCTGATTTGTCTATTATGATTCGTGCCAAAAGTAAAGAGTATCTTCATACCTTTATTAACGATCCACAAAAACAACTTCCAGGTACGTCTATGCCTCGTGTAGGACTGACCCAAAAGGCTGAAGCACAAGTGATTGCTTACATGGAAAAAGTAGGAGATCGTAAAAAAGCAGAACGTGAAGACTTAGGCTATAGCTTAATTGGCTTTATGATTATCTTTACACTCTTAGCGTATCTATGGAAAGTTAAAATCTGGAGAGAAGTTCACTAG
- the accA gene encoding acetyl-CoA carboxylase carboxyl transferase subunit alpha: protein MATYLDFENGIKQIDEDISTAKIKGDSHAVEILEKNLEKEISKTYKNLTEYQKLQLARHPDRPYALDYIRTLLRDSYEIHGDRNFADDAAIVCYVGYLGARKVVVIGEQKGRGTKNKIKRNFGMPHPEGYRKALRIAKMAEKFDLPILFLIDTPGAYPGIAAEERGQSEAIAKNLFELSRLNTKSVAVVIGEGGSGGALAIGVSDRVAMMRYSVFSVISPEGCAAILWNDPSKQENATKAMKITAEDLYQLKLIDAIIDEPLVGAHRDKESAAKALGDYFLKSLEELDALTAQERMDKRYERITSIGAYEER from the coding sequence GTGGCAACTTATTTGGATTTTGAAAACGGTATTAAACAAATTGATGAAGATATTTCGACTGCCAAAATCAAAGGCGATAGTCATGCCGTTGAAATTTTAGAGAAAAATCTTGAAAAAGAGATTTCTAAAACCTATAAAAACTTAACAGAGTATCAAAAACTACAATTAGCAAGGCATCCTGACCGTCCGTATGCGCTTGATTATATTCGTACACTTTTACGAGATAGCTATGAAATTCATGGCGATAGAAATTTTGCGGATGATGCAGCGATTGTTTGTTATGTGGGGTATCTTGGCGCTCGTAAAGTTGTTGTGATTGGTGAGCAAAAAGGAAGAGGAACCAAAAATAAAATCAAACGTAATTTTGGTATGCCTCATCCAGAAGGGTATCGTAAAGCACTTCGTATTGCTAAGATGGCAGAAAAATTTGATTTGCCTATTTTGTTTTTGATTGACACTCCAGGTGCGTATCCAGGAATTGCAGCTGAAGAGAGAGGGCAAAGTGAAGCGATTGCTAAAAATCTTTTTGAACTCAGCCGTTTAAATACGAAAAGTGTGGCTGTGGTTATTGGAGAAGGTGGAAGTGGAGGCGCACTTGCTATTGGTGTGAGTGATAGAGTGGCCATGATGCGTTACTCTGTTTTTTCTGTTATCTCTCCAGAAGGGTGTGCGGCTATTTTATGGAATGACCCAAGTAAGCAAGAAAATGCAACCAAAGCGATGAAAATTACCGCAGAAGACCTCTATCAACTTAAACTAATTGATGCGATTATTGATGAGCCTTTAGTAGGAGCGCATCGTGATAAGGAGAGTGCGGCTAAAGCTTTAGGAGATTATTTTTTAAAATCTTTAGAAGAACTCGATGCATTAACAGCGCAAGAACGTATGGATAAACGTTATGAGCGTATTACTTCTATCGGAGCGTATGAAGAGCGCTAA
- a CDS encoding beta-ketoacyl-ACP synthase II, whose translation MKRVVVTGIGMINSLGLDKESSFKAIVEGQCGIKSISSFDTTEHSVKIAGEITDFDPNTIMNPKEVKKADRFIQLGLAAAKEAMADAKFGAFEAESFGVSSASGIGGLVVIEKNSVIVNSVGPRKISPFFIPSALINMLGGMVSIEYGLKGPNLSSVTACAAGTHAISDATKTILTGGATKMLVVGAEAAICAAGVGGFAAMKALSTRNDEPKRASRPFDVERDGFIMGEGAGALVLEVYEDALARGAHIYGEIVGFGESGDASHITSPSLDGPFRAMRAAYKMAGYPKIDYINAHGTSTPANDKNETAAIKELFGENVPQISSTKGQIGHCLGAAGAIEAVISLMALRDEILPPTINYENADPDCDLDYIPNVARKYKAEYIMSNSFGFGGTNGSVIFKRV comes from the coding sequence TTGAAAAGAGTTGTTGTTACTGGCATAGGAATGATTAATTCATTAGGTTTGGATAAAGAGAGTTCTTTTAAAGCTATCGTTGAGGGTCAATGTGGCATTAAAAGCATTAGTTCGTTTGACACAACCGAGCATTCTGTCAAAATTGCTGGTGAAATTACCGATTTTGATCCTAATACAATTATGAATCCCAAAGAAGTTAAAAAAGCCGATCGTTTTATTCAGTTAGGATTGGCTGCTGCAAAAGAAGCAATGGCAGATGCTAAATTTGGAGCTTTTGAGGCTGAGAGTTTTGGTGTTAGCTCTGCTTCTGGTATTGGTGGTTTGGTCGTTATTGAGAAAAACTCTGTGATTGTCAATAGTGTAGGACCTCGTAAAATTTCTCCCTTTTTCATTCCATCGGCTTTGATTAATATGCTAGGTGGTATGGTTTCTATTGAATATGGACTCAAAGGGCCTAATCTCTCTTCCGTCACTGCATGTGCCGCGGGAACACACGCCATTAGTGATGCAACAAAAACCATTTTAACAGGTGGCGCTACAAAAATGCTAGTGGTCGGTGCAGAAGCAGCGATTTGTGCAGCAGGTGTCGGTGGCTTTGCTGCGATGAAAGCTCTTTCTACACGCAATGATGAACCCAAACGTGCATCTCGTCCGTTTGATGTAGAACGTGATGGATTTATTATGGGTGAAGGTGCGGGCGCACTTGTTTTAGAAGTGTATGAAGATGCGTTAGCTCGTGGTGCTCATATTTACGGTGAAATTGTTGGTTTTGGTGAGAGTGGAGATGCCAGTCATATTACTTCTCCTAGTTTGGATGGTCCATTTCGTGCGATGCGAGCAGCCTATAAAATGGCAGGTTATCCAAAGATTGATTATATTAATGCACATGGAACGAGTACACCAGCAAACGATAAAAATGAGACAGCAGCGATTAAAGAGTTGTTTGGAGAAAATGTTCCTCAGATTAGCTCAACCAAGGGTCAAATAGGTCACTGTTTAGGTGCTGCTGGGGCTATTGAAGCGGTTATTTCTTTGATGGCACTACGTGATGAAATTTTACCACCTACGATTAATTATGAAAATGCAGATCCTGATTGTGATTTGGATTATATCCCCAATGTGGCTCGAAAATACAAAGCAGAGTATATTATGAGTAACTCTTTTGGTTTTGGCGGAACCAATGGTTCTGTTATTTTTAAACGGGTATAA
- the petA gene encoding ubiquinol-cytochrome c reductase iron-sulfur subunit, giving the protein MAVEQNRRDFIGMALGGVTAVGGVMALGAMKKTWDPLPSVQSAGFITVDLSPMQEGELKTLQWRGKPIFVLKKTAEMKKNENRDVVAGNKNYTVIIGLCTHLGCIPTWVPAKKEFLCACHGGVFDASGVNTFGPPPRPMDIPPFKIDGEKLVLGEEGPEYKKLTAKKA; this is encoded by the coding sequence ATGGCTGTTGAACAAAACAGACGCGATTTTATTGGCATGGCATTGGGCGGTGTCACGGCTGTCGGCGGGGTCATGGCGCTAGGAGCCATGAAGAAGACATGGGATCCACTTCCCAGCGTACAATCTGCTGGATTTATTACAGTGGACCTCTCACCGATGCAAGAGGGAGAGTTAAAAACACTTCAATGGAGAGGGAAACCCATCTTCGTTTTGAAGAAGACCGCAGAGATGAAAAAAAATGAAAATCGTGATGTAGTGGCTGGGAATAAAAACTATACGGTCATTATAGGTCTTTGTACGCACTTAGGATGTATTCCAACATGGGTTCCTGCAAAAAAAGAGTTTCTCTGTGCCTGTCACGGCGGCGTCTTTGATGCCAGTGGTGTTAACACATTTGGACCACCACCACGTCCTATGGATATTCCTCCTTTTAAAATCGATGGCGAGAAACTCGTTCTCGGTGAAGAAGGACCAGAATATAAAAAACTAACCGCTAAAAAAGCATAA
- a CDS encoding cytochrome b, whose translation MAEIRKADGFVDWLDQRLAVKAFMRVMMTEYWIPKNINFLWAMGVVLVVLFSILIVTGIFLLMYYKPDINLAFDSVNYTIMQEVEYGWLWRHMHGVAASAIFLVIYIHMFTGIYYGSYKKGREMIWLTGMALFGLFSAEAFSGYMLPWGQMSYWAAQVITNLFGGIPVIGEALVIWIRGDFLVADATLTRFFMLHVLLLPLAIILVIAIHFYSLRFPHVNNQESEELNFDVEAKKYLDGKKAESKVVPFWPVFLSKDFFVVGVALTIFFYLVCYHFDFAMDPINFEPANTMKTPAHIYPEWYFLWSYEVLRGFFFDIGGIAAMDIGLAAFGFANVIFMLLPFLDRNTDHVAPAHKRPMFFVWFWLLLIDMIVLTVYGKLPPTGANAWVGFFAALSFILLFVALPIITKMEAKCQGGCK comes from the coding sequence ATGGCAGAGATTAGAAAAGCAGATGGGTTTGTTGATTGGCTCGATCAGCGTTTGGCGGTTAAAGCGTTTATGCGTGTAATGATGACAGAGTATTGGATTCCCAAAAATATCAACTTCCTCTGGGCGATGGGTGTTGTTTTGGTTGTTCTCTTTTCCATTCTTATCGTCACAGGTATTTTTCTTTTAATGTACTACAAACCTGACATTAACCTAGCATTTGATAGTGTCAACTACACGATTATGCAAGAAGTTGAGTATGGTTGGCTTTGGAGACATATGCACGGTGTAGCAGCCTCTGCTATTTTCCTTGTCATTTATATTCATATGTTTACAGGTATCTATTATGGCTCTTATAAAAAAGGGCGTGAGATGATTTGGCTGACTGGTATGGCACTTTTTGGTCTCTTCTCCGCAGAAGCCTTTAGTGGGTATATGCTTCCATGGGGACAGATGAGTTACTGGGCAGCACAGGTTATTACCAATCTGTTTGGTGGTATTCCAGTCATTGGTGAAGCACTGGTTATTTGGATTAGAGGTGACTTTTTAGTTGCTGATGCGACCTTGACACGTTTCTTTATGTTGCACGTGCTTTTATTGCCATTAGCCATTATTTTAGTCATTGCGATTCACTTCTACTCTTTACGTTTTCCTCACGTTAACAATCAAGAATCAGAAGAGCTTAATTTTGATGTGGAAGCTAAAAAATACTTAGACGGTAAAAAAGCTGAATCTAAAGTGGTTCCTTTTTGGCCAGTATTCCTCTCCAAAGATTTCTTTGTTGTGGGTGTTGCCCTTACTATTTTCTTCTATTTAGTCTGTTACCACTTTGATTTTGCGATGGATCCCATTAACTTTGAACCAGCCAATACCATGAAAACACCTGCACATATCTATCCTGAGTGGTACTTCTTGTGGAGTTATGAAGTGTTACGTGGCTTCTTCTTTGATATTGGTGGTATTGCGGCTATGGATATTGGTTTAGCAGCATTTGGATTTGCGAATGTTATTTTTATGCTTCTTCCATTCCTTGATAGAAATACAGACCATGTTGCACCTGCACACAAACGTCCCATGTTTTTTGTTTGGTTCTGGTTGTTACTCATTGATATGATTGTGCTTACCGTTTATGGAAAATTACCTCCAACAGGAGCTAATGCATGGGTAGGTTTCTTTGCGGCATTAAGCTTTATTTTACTCTTTGTTGCCCTACCAATTATTACCAAAATGGAAGCAAAATGTCAGGGAGGTTGTAAATGA